A genome region from Anastrepha obliqua isolate idAnaObli1 chromosome 4, idAnaObli1_1.0, whole genome shotgun sequence includes the following:
- the LOC129245331 gene encoding protein wech-like has translation MNNSKPHHFCDLHNEILQYVCQTCKILVCQSCTLYEHKEHNYYSVQSFCDELKDVIKNDLESSNTDKTSITSSIDSTSKYQRLVERNCAELSENIRKVSRQFIKTIEDVESYLLESVEKLRQRRLAILNDQMAGLKSAPAGLSETIEMLLKIPENRLGMDHIDISKKVLNAQRQLEQFSAISKDLHPKYEEYVFIPPDRKLLQDILKKGVIVRVNDNNTNAVNGAAVIGGSVSDSGAVGPLPSANVPVAGVSIPINTNRRFNCENSFNSIPSPMLPLRSCNAGAVERELGVLCKNLRLSAPRHAPAIATFTGPLRSRFSNTPSLSFATEGHANGQISRPWGLCVDKLGHILISDRRNNRVQVFNPDGTLKFKFGRKGSGNGEFDLPAGICVDIDNRIIVVDKDNHRVQIFTSTGIYISKFGSFGKERGQFQYPWDVAVNSRRQIVVTDSRNHRIQQFNSEGRFIRQVVFEINFQTKDPASPRGVCYTPTGNIIVSDFDNHCLFLINPESSTILSSKGQEGDGVQEFNGPSGICCDDDGRIIIADSKNQRIVVYNSILEHLWNIEIRPSRNPSMPRNIGEKDRACDVSLMPDGRIVFLIELSPDTKEDSNPSKRFVYVF, from the exons ATGAACAATTCAAAACCCCATCACTTTTGCGATTTACACAATGAGATATTGCAGTATGTTTGCCAAACTTGCAAGATTCTGGTATGCCAAAGTTGCACTCTTTATGAGCACAAGGAGCATAATTACTATTCCGTACAAAGTTTCTGCGACGAATTGAAGGATGTAATTAAGAATGATCTTGAAAGTAGTAACACGGACAAGACATCTATTACGAGTAGTATTGACAGTACATCGAAATATCAACGGCTCGTCGAGCGTAACTGTGCTGAGCTGAGCGAAAATATACGCAAAGTCTCCAGACAATTTATAAAGACTATAGAGGATGTCGAAAGTTACTTATTGGAATCCGTTGAGAAATTGCGCCAACGCCGTTTGGCTATCTTAAATGATCAAATGGCCGGCTTAAAATCGGCTCCCGCTGGACTCTCTGAAACCATTGAAATGTTGCTAAAGATACCAGAGAATCGGTTAGGTATGGATCACATTGATATTTCGAAGAAGGTTTTGAATGCACAACGTCAACTTGAACAATTTTCTGCTATATCCAAAGATTTACATCCAAAATATGAGGAATATGTATTCATTCCACCAGACCGTAAACTTTTGCAAGATATCCTCAAGAAAGGCGTAATTGTACGAGTAAATGATAATAATACGAATGCGGTAAATGGTGCTGCTGTTATCGGTGGATCAGTCAGCGATTCCGGGGCAGTTGGTCCTCTGCCTAGCGCTAATGTGCCAGTTGCCGGTGTATCAATACCAATTAACACAAACCGTCGTTTCAATTGTGAGAATAGTTTCAACAGCATTCCTTCACCAATGTTGCCATTACGTAGTTGTAACGCTGGTGCCGTTGAAAGGGAGCTGGgcgtattgtgtaaaaatttacgTTTAAGTGCACCGCGCCACGCACCGGCTATAGCAACATTCACTGGACCTTTAAGATCTCGCTTTTCCAATACACCATCGCTATCATTTGCCACAGAGGGTCACGCTAATGGGCAAATTAGCCGCCCTTGGGGCTTGTGTGTTGATAAGCTGGGTCACATATTGATCTCCGACAGACGTAATAATCGTGTGCAAGTTTTTAATCCGGACGGTACACTGAAGTTTAAATTCGGCCGTAAAGGTTCTGGAAATGGAGAGTTTGATTTACCAGCAGGCATTTGTGTCGACATAGATAATCGCATAATTGTTGTTGATAAGGATAATCATCGCGTACAAATTTTCACTTCCACTGGTATCTATATATCGAAGTTCGGTAGCTTTGGCAAAGAGCGTGGGCAGTTCCAATATCCATGGGATGTGGCTGTAAATTCGCGACGTCAAATTGTTGTAACCGATTCACGTAATCATCGCATACAGCAGTTCAATTCTGAGGGTCGTTTCATACGTCAAGTCgttttcgaaattaattttcaaacaaaggatCCTGCTTCACCGCGCGGAGTTTGTTATACACCAACTGGTAACATTATAGTATCGGACTTCGATAATCATTGTCTATTTCTAATAAATCCAGAAAGCAGTACG ATTTTGTCATCTAAAGGACAAGAAGGTGATGGAGTCCAAGAGTTTAATGGTCCTTCCGGAATTTGCTGCGACGACGATGGACGCATTATTATTGCAGATTCTAAAAATCAACGTATCGTTGTTTACAATTCAATCTTAGAACATCTATGGAAC ATTGAAATACGTCCATCGAGAAATCCTTCGATGCCGCGAAATATCGGCGAAAAAGATCGAGCTTGCGACGTTTCTCTTATGCCTGATGGTCGAATTGTTTTTCTGATCGAGTTGTCACCTGATACCAAAGAGGACTCCAATCCTTCTAAAAGATTTGTATacgttttttaa